Proteins co-encoded in one Chitinophagales bacterium genomic window:
- a CDS encoding tetratricopeptide repeat protein, which produces MQKLGCVFLFIVIPLLQSTAQTFEYNSQCQQAYEAIFSLRLEQAKKLLQQEKQAHPNNLIPILLENYIDFFTVFITEEETELDTRIGKKDERLELLKAGDENSPYYLFSQAEVNLQWAFARIKFAQYFKAVWEIRRAYKLLEANEKKFPNFAPNKKSLGILHAMVGTVPDNYQWGMKILGMEGTIAQGMGEIQSYLQYASKNDRLFYDETKLLYSFFLIYIDTKTEQAWQIAQTLPTKNHLLNTLVAAQLSFRTGHNDYAIQLLTNRPKGEEYMDFYLLDFLLGTMKLNRLDADADVYLKRFVQNFNGKHFIKEAYQKLAWHALVINNNQDAYQKNMERCKSKGSKWADPDKQAYKEAVEGSMPNRTLLKGRLLFDGGYFQKALTVLQSANYKTPAEILECHYRFGRIYEGLGDNKQAIEYYKKTIEENESVGEGHFFAPKASLQLAKLYERQNEKETAMLYFKKCLRFKNHEYKDSIDQQAKAGMNRLKG; this is translated from the coding sequence ATGCAAAAGTTAGGTTGTGTTTTTTTGTTTATAGTCATCCCTCTGCTGCAAAGTACAGCCCAAACTTTTGAATACAATTCGCAATGTCAGCAGGCTTACGAAGCCATTTTTAGCCTTCGATTGGAGCAAGCAAAAAAGCTATTGCAGCAAGAAAAACAGGCGCATCCCAACAACCTCATTCCTATATTACTCGAAAATTACATAGATTTTTTCACCGTTTTTATCACCGAAGAAGAAACCGAATTAGATACCCGAATCGGAAAAAAAGACGAACGGTTGGAATTGTTGAAAGCAGGAGACGAAAACTCACCTTATTACCTGTTCAGTCAAGCAGAAGTCAACCTTCAATGGGCATTCGCCCGCATCAAATTTGCCCAATACTTCAAAGCCGTATGGGAAATCCGAAGGGCTTACAAACTCCTTGAAGCCAACGAAAAAAAGTTTCCCAACTTTGCCCCCAACAAAAAATCACTCGGCATTTTACACGCTATGGTAGGCACTGTTCCCGACAACTATCAATGGGGTATGAAAATTTTGGGAATGGAAGGAACAATAGCACAAGGAATGGGCGAAATACAATCCTACCTTCAATATGCCTCCAAAAACGACCGCTTGTTTTACGACGAAACCAAGCTACTTTATTCATTCTTTCTGATATACATAGACACCAAAACCGAGCAAGCATGGCAAATTGCTCAAACACTTCCTACCAAAAACCACCTGCTCAATACCTTAGTTGCAGCACAATTGTCATTCCGCACAGGACACAATGACTATGCTATTCAATTGCTTACGAATCGTCCGAAAGGGGAGGAATACATGGATTTTTATTTATTGGATTTTCTGTTGGGAACGATGAAACTGAACCGTTTGGATGCGGATGCAGATGTGTATTTGAAGCGGTTTGTCCAAAACTTCAATGGCAAACATTTCATCAAAGAAGCCTACCAAAAACTGGCATGGCACGCTTTGGTCATCAACAACAATCAGGATGCCTATCAAAAGAATATGGAACGCTGCAAATCGAAAGGTAGCAAATGGGCTGACCCCGACAAACAAGCCTACAAAGAAGCTGTTGAAGGGAGTATGCCAAATCGAACCTTGTTGAAGGGCCGACTTCTTTTTGATGGAGGATATTTTCAAAAAGCACTGACCGTTCTTCAATCTGCCAACTACAAAACACCTGCCGAAATATTGGAATGTCACTACCGATTTGGTAGAATTTATGAGGGCTTGGGGGACAACAAACAGGCGATTGAGTACTACAAAAAAACCATTGAAGAAAACGAAAGTGTAGGAGAAGGGCATTTTTTCGCTCCAAAAGCCTCTCTGCAATTGGCAAAACTCTATGAACGACAAAACGAAAAGGAAACTGCCATGCTCTACTTCAAAAAATGCCTTCGCTTCAAAAACCATGAATACAAAGATAGCA
- a CDS encoding C4-type zinc ribbon domain-containing protein → MTNIISEENPIKDKLIGLYTLQLIDSKTDEIRVLRGELPIEVEDLEDEIAGLEKRVSKIQKEISDINDFIGQNQAGVKESEQLIAKYDKQLLDVKNNREYDALNKELEMQRLSIQLANKKMRDAQKQVESHEQYLHESEDKRDAKLKELAIKKKELEVITAETEKEEQALVKKSKIAEKNVEERLLNAYKRTRGAYRNGLGVVLVERDACGGCFGKIPPQRQLEVQHHKKIILCEHCSRILIDEEIQMQVEENVAKMLK, encoded by the coding sequence ATGACAAACATCATTAGTGAAGAAAATCCCATAAAAGATAAATTAATTGGACTTTATACACTTCAATTGATTGATTCTAAGACGGATGAAATTAGAGTTTTGAGAGGAGAGTTGCCTATTGAAGTAGAGGACTTGGAAGACGAAATTGCTGGTTTGGAAAAACGAGTTAGTAAAATCCAAAAAGAAATTTCTGACATCAATGATTTTATTGGCCAAAATCAAGCTGGTGTAAAAGAAAGTGAACAATTGATTGCGAAGTATGATAAACAGTTGTTGGATGTGAAGAACAACCGTGAATACGATGCTTTGAACAAGGAGTTAGAGATGCAACGCCTTTCTATTCAATTGGCTAACAAAAAGATGCGTGATGCTCAAAAACAAGTTGAAAGCCATGAGCAGTATTTACATGAGTCGGAAGACAAACGTGATGCGAAACTCAAAGAATTGGCTATCAAAAAGAAAGAATTGGAGGTCATCACCGCAGAGACAGAAAAGGAAGAGCAAGCCTTGGTAAAAAAGTCGAAAATTGCAGAGAAAAATGTAGAAGAACGATTGTTAAATGCCTACAAACGCACCCGTGGAGCCTATCGAAATGGTTTGGGAGTAGTGTTGGTTGAGCGGGATGCTTGTGGAGGATGTTTTGGCAAAATTCCACCTCAGCGTCAATTGGAAGTACAACACCACAAAAAAATCATTCTTTGCGAACATTGTAGCCGTATTCTGATTGATGAAGAAATTCAGATGCAAGTAGAGGAGAATGTGGCTAAAATGCTGAAGTAA
- a CDS encoding Nif3-like dinuclear metal center hexameric protein: protein MKIKDITQYLETIAPLAYQESYDNAGLIVGNPDADCEKALLCLDSIESVVDEAIELGCNLIIAHHPIVFGGLKKITGKNYVERTIIKVIKNDIAIYAAHTNLDNVRQGVNAKIAEKLGLMNCEILAPKKNMLKQISVLCPLAQADGFRQALFNAGAGYVGDYNSTSFNSLGVSTFENPELSQQTQQGEIKIEAIYASPIEGRILQAIHQSHPQVKPTYTIVALDNRYQQVGSGMIGELSEAINEKEFLKLLKNNMQTPCVRHTSLRRKKVKKVAVCGGAGSFLLSTAMARGADVFVTADYKYHEFFDAEGKIVIADIGHYESEQFTMELFQEFLQKKFSNFAAILSNTNTNPVKYFI from the coding sequence ATGAAAATCAAAGACATTACACAATACCTTGAAACCATTGCACCATTGGCATACCAAGAAAGCTACGACAATGCAGGCTTGATTGTAGGCAATCCTGATGCAGATTGTGAGAAAGCTCTTTTGTGCTTAGATTCCATCGAATCGGTTGTAGATGAAGCCATTGAATTGGGCTGCAATTTGATTATTGCCCATCACCCGATTGTTTTTGGAGGCCTGAAAAAAATAACAGGCAAGAACTACGTAGAAAGAACAATCATCAAGGTGATTAAGAATGACATTGCGATTTATGCCGCCCACACCAACCTTGACAATGTGCGACAAGGTGTAAATGCCAAAATTGCAGAAAAATTGGGTTTGATGAACTGCGAAATTCTCGCTCCCAAAAAGAATATGTTGAAACAAATCAGCGTATTGTGCCCCTTGGCTCAGGCAGATGGTTTTCGTCAGGCCTTGTTCAATGCAGGAGCAGGGTATGTGGGAGATTATAACAGTACGAGTTTTAATAGTTTGGGCGTCAGTACGTTTGAAAACCCAGAATTGTCACAACAAACACAGCAAGGCGAAATCAAAATTGAAGCTATTTATGCATCACCCATTGAAGGAAGGATATTGCAGGCGATTCATCAATCACACCCACAAGTCAAACCGACTTATACAATTGTTGCCTTGGACAATCGTTATCAACAAGTTGGGTCGGGAATGATAGGAGAATTATCAGAAGCGATTAACGAGAAGGAATTTTTAAAATTGCTCAAAAACAATATGCAAACGCCCTGTGTTAGACATACCTCTTTGAGGCGAAAAAAGGTAAAAAAAGTTGCTGTTTGTGGTGGTGCAGGAAGTTTCTTGTTGTCAACTGCAATGGCAAGAGGAGCAGATGTTTTTGTGACAGCGGATTACAAATACCACGAGTTTTTTGATGCCGAAGGAAAAATAGTAATTGCCGATATTGGGCATTATGAAAGCGAACAATTTACGATGGAATTGTTTCAAGAGTTTTTACAGAAAAAATTTAGTAACTTTGCAGCTATTTTATCGAATACCAATACCAATCCTGTCAAATATTTTATTTAA
- a CDS encoding OsmC family protein — protein MKRKSTAVWQGTGAEGSGTLTSPSGVLKETPYSFKARFKNEDGTAGTNPEELIAAAHAGCFAMALSFAIAGAGFTADNLDTTATVSMEAVEGGFAITGIVLDLKGKVSGMDEEQFIELANGAKTGCPISKALSAVPISLNVSFEA, from the coding sequence ATGAAACGAAAATCAACTGCCGTTTGGCAAGGAACAGGTGCAGAAGGTTCGGGTACACTCACTTCTCCAAGTGGTGTATTGAAGGAAACACCTTACAGTTTTAAGGCACGATTCAAGAATGAAGACGGCACAGCAGGTACAAATCCAGAAGAACTAATTGCAGCAGCTCATGCTGGATGTTTTGCGATGGCATTGAGCTTTGCGATTGCAGGAGCTGGGTTTACAGCCGATAATTTAGACACTACTGCAACGGTAAGCATGGAAGCTGTTGAAGGTGGATTTGCGATTACGGGTATCGTCTTGGATTTGAAGGGAAAGGTAAGCGGAATGGACGAAGAGCAGTTTATTGAACTGGCGAATGGCGCAAAAACAGGTTGTCCTATTTCCAAAGCTTTGAGTGCTGTCCCTATCAGTCTGAATGTCAGTTTTGAAGCTTAA
- a CDS encoding DUF2851 family protein, protein MNEAFLSYLWKFRLYKNEHLQSTEGEPIEVLQTGEQNHQAGPDFFNAKIKIGDTIWAGNVEIHTHASDWLKHQHQRDDAYDNVILHLVYEPDMDIKRKDGTPIPTLSLFKRIPPILYQNFLYLDSSKQWIPCQEQIAQIDGFTLSNWLDRLLIERLEQKITPILQSLQQNQNSWETTFYYFLARTFGGKVNSAPFELLAKSLPLEVLAKHKNQLFQVEALLFGQAGLLDKEFEEDYPNALRKEYHFLQKKFTLNSLQGHSWKFARMRPPNLPTIRIAQFANLIHQSSSLFSKVLSTQKLEDYYQLFEVQLSDYWLTHYVFDKSSKKRSKSLGITTINSLLINTVVPMMFVYGKKRGENDLSDKALKLLETLPPEKNSIIEKWTTLQVKPQNAFETQALLQLKNRYCDSKRCLECAIGNKLLRSMK, encoded by the coding sequence ATGAACGAAGCTTTCCTATCCTATTTATGGAAATTTCGCCTCTACAAAAACGAACACCTACAAAGCACCGAAGGCGAACCCATTGAAGTGCTGCAAACAGGTGAACAAAACCACCAAGCAGGCCCCGACTTCTTCAATGCCAAAATAAAAATAGGAGACACAATATGGGCAGGAAACGTGGAAATTCACACCCATGCATCCGATTGGCTCAAACACCAACACCAAAGAGATGATGCCTACGACAATGTGATTCTACACCTTGTTTATGAACCCGATATGGACATCAAACGAAAAGACGGAACACCCATTCCCACTTTATCCCTTTTCAAGCGGATTCCTCCCATACTTTACCAAAATTTTCTGTACCTCGATTCGAGCAAACAGTGGATTCCTTGTCAAGAACAAATCGCTCAGATTGACGGATTTACCCTCTCCAATTGGCTCGACCGCCTTTTGATTGAGCGGTTAGAACAAAAAATAACTCCAATCCTTCAATCTCTTCAACAAAACCAAAACAGTTGGGAAACCACATTTTATTACTTTTTAGCGAGAACTTTTGGAGGCAAAGTAAACTCAGCGCCATTTGAACTGTTGGCAAAATCACTGCCTCTGGAGGTATTGGCAAAACACAAAAACCAGTTATTTCAAGTAGAAGCACTCTTGTTTGGTCAAGCAGGATTGTTGGACAAAGAATTTGAAGAAGACTATCCCAATGCTCTTCGAAAAGAATACCATTTTTTACAGAAAAAATTCACTCTCAATTCATTGCAGGGACACAGTTGGAAATTTGCGAGAATGCGTCCACCCAATTTGCCGACCATACGTATAGCCCAATTTGCAAATCTCATTCATCAATCGAGCAGCCTGTTTTCCAAGGTACTGAGTACTCAAAAATTGGAGGATTACTACCAGCTATTTGAAGTCCAGCTATCAGATTACTGGCTCACGCATTATGTTTTCGACAAAAGCTCCAAAAAAAGAAGTAAAAGTTTAGGAATCACTACAATCAACAGCCTTCTAATCAATACAGTTGTACCAATGATGTTTGTATATGGCAAAAAACGTGGAGAAAATGATTTATCGGACAAAGCATTGAAGTTATTAGAAACATTACCTCCTGAAAAAAATAGCATCATCGAAAAATGGACAACTTTGCAGGTTAAACCACAAAATGCATTTGAAACACAGGCTTTACTGCAATTGAAGAACCGCTATTGTGATAGCAAAAGGTGTTTGGAATGTGCGATTGGGAATAAGTTGCTAAGGAGTATGAAGTAG
- a CDS encoding YihY/virulence factor BrkB family protein: MSSFFAEIKSFLVELWENYSKDNSLKLGAALAYYTVFSFAPVIIIMISIAGFFFGEEAIRGEVYLELNGLLGDYAALQVQELIENSYVENSSIWVATVGVIGLIFGATAIFGELQDSLNSIWEIRAKPKSNILWFLSTRLLSFGMIVTLGFLLLVSLILNAAMVAFGEKFVQIIPGISDFFLIAVTTLVSLGITTFLFGLMFKVLPDAKIRWRDVWAGAFFTAVLFAIGKHLIGLYIGQSSITTTYGAAGSIAVLLIWTYYSSQILFLGAEFTFVWAKRYGDPIMPNKYAIRVVQQEVVPENQAIGSD, encoded by the coding sequence ATGTCATCTTTTTTTGCAGAAATCAAATCATTTTTGGTTGAGTTGTGGGAAAACTACAGCAAAGACAATTCTCTCAAATTGGGGGCGGCATTGGCTTATTATACTGTTTTTTCATTTGCTCCAGTAATCATTATCATGATTAGCATTGCAGGTTTTTTCTTTGGAGAAGAGGCAATTAGGGGGGAGGTATATTTAGAATTGAATGGTTTGTTGGGAGATTATGCAGCTTTGCAGGTTCAAGAGTTGATTGAAAATTCTTATGTAGAGAATTCCAGTATATGGGTAGCGACTGTTGGTGTGATAGGGTTGATTTTTGGAGCAACTGCCATTTTTGGAGAATTGCAGGATTCATTGAACTCGATATGGGAAATCAGGGCCAAACCTAAAAGCAACATTCTTTGGTTTCTCTCTACTCGTTTGCTGTCTTTTGGAATGATTGTAACATTGGGGTTTTTGTTGCTGGTATCTTTGATTTTGAATGCTGCAATGGTTGCGTTTGGCGAAAAATTTGTTCAAATTATTCCTGGTATAAGCGATTTCTTTCTAATTGCTGTCACAACACTGGTTTCTTTGGGCATTACTACTTTTCTTTTCGGGCTTATGTTTAAGGTGTTGCCTGATGCCAAAATTCGATGGCGTGATGTTTGGGCGGGAGCTTTTTTCACCGCTGTTTTGTTTGCAATTGGCAAACATTTGATTGGTTTGTATATTGGACAGAGCAGCATTACAACTACTTATGGTGCGGCAGGTTCGATTGCGGTGTTGTTGATATGGACTTATTACAGTTCACAGATTTTATTCTTAGGGGCTGAATTTACCTTTGTTTGGGCAAAACGGTATGGAGATCCCATCATGCCTAATAAGTATGCGATTCGGGTTGTTCAGCAGGAAGTTGTTCCAGAAAATCAGGCAATTGGAAGTGATTAA
- a CDS encoding PA2169 family four-helix-bundle protein: MFTDTYNDKIVSELNDLLEKNYDGEKGYQEAAEETESTILKNLFQECSQQRYDFGHAIKAEIAKIGGEPDKGSSITSAVHRAWIDFKTLFTDNDDVAVLQECINGEKAALKEYNEALYETTLPDSTKEVVNGQRDQIVNLIDRMETLKQTFKKQA; this comes from the coding sequence ATGTTTACAGACACATATAATGATAAGATTGTTTCAGAGTTGAATGATCTACTCGAAAAGAACTATGACGGCGAAAAAGGATATCAAGAAGCTGCGGAAGAGACAGAAAGCACTATTCTCAAAAACCTATTTCAAGAATGTTCGCAACAGCGATATGATTTTGGACATGCCATCAAAGCAGAAATTGCTAAGATAGGTGGAGAACCAGATAAAGGCAGCAGTATCACGAGTGCGGTTCACCGTGCATGGATTGACTTCAAAACCTTATTTACAGATAATGATGATGTAGCTGTTTTGCAGGAATGTATCAATGGTGAAAAGGCTGCTTTGAAGGAATATAACGAAGCACTTTATGAAACTACATTACCTGATAGTACGAAGGAAGTTGTAAATGGACAACGTGATCAGATTGTTAATCTTATAGATAGAATGGAAACATTGAAACAAACGTTTAAGAAACAGGCATAA
- a CDS encoding tetratricopeptide repeat protein, protein MKRTITAFLLLFFSALCFGQPSGDGDLVKVNDTPNFSIDQRVLWYQKAQTKVKEANYEVARAYFTVAIELDPNYAQAYHGRGLAKAALGDYLDAIKDYDKAIEIDPNFVDAHIARSESNAARNNFDAAMKDLSEAIAENPNSKEALQTKGKLQLKLGDYQGALTSFDGALALDDQYAAAFNERAKAKAAVGKYDEAVKDFKKAMIIDPSYKDIYYASNPAKAMDEENTPALKMQTAYVIGLLKASYNDHESAIETYSQILNQNPNNKDAYFKRGVASHELYQYDMAIKDFDRAIKIDSKFTNAFASRAKTKAAKGDYKGAILDYNKVLSMEPNNRQAFIERGEVKIAGGNYKDAISDFDQLLTIDSQDMAAYGNRADAKAAMGDYKSALIDYHIAIGIDGTNKDVYLKRGKTKMAVLDYQGAVEDFDKVIALEEEGDKDAYNMRGNAKAAVGEYLEAISDFEKAIELSPSFQAAYYSRANLKAARGDYIGAITDYDKALELYAQHTMSFYNRANAKAAVGDYKGALKDFNAALEIDPNLKLAYYNRANVYKNLKQNKSALADYDKVISIDPNFADAYYYKSEIKMIENKYDEVIEDINHAISLNPQDQVSYNIRGNAKLALEDYAGAIADFNKVIELNNESADAYNNRGQAKLKLRQFKEALADFNQALQIKPTFSDAYYYRGTANSSIGEHEAAMADFDQAIELNPKYGVNYYQEGTELASTDDLAGIEVEESIDPKYKLSYFSRASYKMSEGNYKEAMADFEKVVEIDPEYKQAYLGKGVAKSAMGDYKGAILDLSQAVKLDNKYSEAYFNRGLARMNMGEYETAFEDFDQTTRLTDNRADAYYYKGVLRAKQADYKEALKEFENAIKVDPKFTQAYNDRGMAHYELGNYQAAKVDFHVATAIDPNFSEAYNNRGLAKLREGDFVGAILDFDEVVKLDANFKSAYVNRGSVKSKMSDDKGAIADFNMAIKIDPSYVDGYNARGMAYVSLGDNTNALKDFNKAIQLDARFGDAYSNRGDVYAKMGSHQMAIENYDNAIDLNTKDGHAFAHRGISKAEISDYSGALADLNRAISINPEDKNAYLERGKVRFQLKDIMAAIGDFSKVIDIDPKNAPAYLERGNAYFKLTKTENSCNDWRKAEQLGNGSAYDNIQQYCGEN, encoded by the coding sequence ATGAAACGAACTATTACCGCCTTCCTGCTGCTATTTTTTTCTGCTCTGTGTTTTGGTCAACCATCGGGTGATGGTGACCTCGTTAAAGTGAATGATACACCAAATTTTAGCATAGACCAAAGGGTTTTATGGTATCAAAAAGCACAGACTAAAGTAAAAGAAGCAAATTATGAGGTTGCACGTGCCTATTTTACCGTAGCAATTGAGTTGGACCCCAATTATGCACAAGCATACCACGGGCGAGGCTTAGCAAAAGCGGCACTTGGAGATTATTTGGATGCCATCAAAGACTACGACAAAGCCATTGAAATAGATCCCAACTTTGTCGATGCACATATTGCTCGCAGCGAAAGCAATGCTGCTCGAAACAATTTTGATGCAGCCATGAAAGACCTGAGCGAAGCAATTGCAGAAAATCCCAATTCAAAAGAAGCCTTGCAAACAAAGGGTAAACTGCAATTGAAGTTGGGAGATTACCAAGGTGCTTTGACCTCTTTTGATGGAGCATTGGCATTAGATGATCAGTATGCAGCAGCATTCAATGAACGTGCAAAAGCCAAAGCTGCAGTAGGTAAATACGATGAGGCAGTGAAAGACTTTAAAAAGGCAATGATTATTGATCCTTCTTACAAGGATATATACTATGCTAGTAATCCAGCAAAGGCAATGGATGAGGAGAATACACCTGCATTGAAGATGCAAACTGCTTATGTAATTGGTTTGTTGAAGGCTTCATACAATGACCATGAAAGTGCCATTGAAACCTACTCCCAAATTTTGAATCAGAATCCTAACAATAAAGATGCTTATTTCAAAAGAGGGGTTGCTAGTCACGAACTATATCAATACGATATGGCTATCAAAGATTTTGATAGAGCGATTAAAATAGATAGCAAGTTTACAAATGCTTTTGCGTCAAGAGCCAAAACAAAGGCTGCAAAGGGTGATTACAAAGGAGCGATTTTGGACTACAACAAAGTGTTAAGTATGGAACCCAACAATCGCCAAGCTTTCATCGAAAGAGGAGAGGTGAAAATAGCAGGAGGCAATTACAAAGATGCCATTTCTGATTTTGATCAATTGTTGACCATAGATTCTCAAGATATGGCAGCTTATGGTAATCGGGCAGATGCCAAGGCTGCTATGGGTGATTACAAATCGGCATTGATTGATTACCATATTGCCATCGGTATTGATGGAACAAACAAAGATGTCTATTTGAAGCGAGGAAAAACCAAAATGGCAGTTTTGGACTATCAGGGTGCTGTTGAAGATTTTGACAAGGTAATCGCACTCGAAGAGGAAGGAGATAAGGATGCCTACAACATGCGTGGAAATGCCAAAGCCGCTGTTGGTGAATATTTGGAGGCTATTAGTGACTTCGAAAAAGCCATTGAACTAAGCCCCTCTTTTCAAGCAGCCTATTACAGTAGAGCTAATCTGAAAGCAGCAAGGGGTGATTATATTGGTGCAATTACAGATTACGACAAAGCTTTGGAACTATATGCACAACACACCATGAGCTTTTACAATAGAGCAAATGCCAAAGCTGCCGTTGGTGATTATAAAGGTGCTTTGAAAGATTTCAATGCAGCATTAGAAATTGATCCCAACCTAAAACTGGCCTATTACAACCGTGCGAATGTGTACAAAAACTTGAAACAAAACAAAAGCGCATTGGCGGATTATGATAAGGTGATATCCATTGACCCTAATTTTGCAGATGCATATTACTACAAAAGCGAAATCAAGATGATAGAGAATAAGTACGATGAAGTCATTGAAGACATCAATCATGCTATCTCTTTGAATCCTCAAGATCAAGTATCTTACAATATTCGTGGAAATGCAAAATTGGCATTGGAAGATTATGCAGGAGCAATTGCAGACTTCAATAAGGTCATTGAACTAAACAATGAATCAGCCGATGCATACAACAATAGAGGACAAGCAAAACTCAAACTGCGTCAATTCAAAGAAGCTCTTGCAGATTTCAATCAGGCATTACAAATCAAACCTACCTTTAGCGATGCCTACTACTATCGAGGTACTGCAAATTCTTCGATAGGAGAGCATGAAGCCGCTATGGCAGATTTTGATCAGGCCATTGAATTGAATCCTAAATATGGAGTAAATTATTACCAAGAAGGAACAGAATTAGCAAGTACAGATGATTTGGCAGGCATTGAAGTAGAAGAATCTATAGATCCAAAGTACAAACTATCTTACTTCAGTAGAGCGAGTTACAAAATGTCGGAAGGAAACTACAAAGAGGCAATGGCAGATTTTGAAAAAGTAGTTGAAATAGATCCTGAATACAAGCAAGCCTACTTAGGAAAAGGTGTAGCCAAAAGTGCTATGGGAGATTACAAAGGAGCTATTTTGGATTTGAGTCAAGCCGTCAAATTGGATAACAAATATTCAGAAGCCTACTTCAATCGTGGATTGGCACGCATGAATATGGGTGAATATGAAACTGCTTTTGAAGATTTTGACCAGACTACTCGTTTGACTGATAACAGAGCAGATGCTTACTATTACAAAGGGGTTTTGAGAGCGAAACAAGCAGATTACAAAGAGGCATTGAAAGAGTTTGAAAATGCAATCAAAGTAGATCCTAAATTTACACAAGCCTACAACGATAGAGGTATGGCACACTATGAATTGGGCAATTATCAAGCTGCAAAAGTAGATTTCCATGTAGCAACAGCTATTGATCCTAATTTTTCAGAGGCTTACAACAACCGTGGATTGGCAAAACTTCGTGAGGGTGATTTTGTAGGAGCAATTTTAGACTTTGATGAAGTCGTGAAATTAGATGCAAACTTTAAATCCGCCTATGTGAACAGAGGTAGTGTGAAATCGAAAATGAGTGATGACAAAGGAGCTATTGCCGACTTCAATATGGCCATAAAAATAGATCCAAGTTATGTGGATGGCTACAACGCAAGAGGAATGGCCTATGTATCTCTTGGTGACAATACCAATGCATTAAAAGACTTCAACAAAGCGATTCAGTTGGATGCACGTTTTGGAGATGCCTATAGCAATCGAGGAGATGTATATGCCAAAATGGGTAGCCATCAAATGGCGATTGAAAACTACGACAATGCCATAGATTTGAATACCAAAGATGGTCATGCTTTTGCTCACCGAGGTATTTCTAAAGCAGAAATCAGTGACTATAGCGGAGCATTGGCAGATCTCAATCGTGCTATTTCGATTAACCCTGAAGACAAAAATGCTTACCTTGAAAGAGGAAAAGTACGCTTTCAATTGAAAGATATTATGGCTGCAATTGGTGACTTTAGCAAAGTAATAGATATAGATCCTAAAAATGCTCCTGCTTACCTTGAAAGAGGCAATGCTTACTTTAAGCTTACCAAAACTGAAAATAGCTGTAACGATTGGAGAAAAGCAGAGCAATTGGGAAATGGTTCAGCTTATGACAATATTCAGCAATACTGTGGTGAAAACTAA